A part of Larkinella insperata genomic DNA contains:
- a CDS encoding YceI family protein, which translates to MKKVALLSAIAVLAAGLWNCTTDHLDPSQEAYQLDETKSVAVWKGSQRTGNFNEGAITVKSDQLTVQNGQVTGGSFTIPVSSIVNYNLLDSLKPILVGHLQSADFFNMALHPNITYTITGIAPYAGSNGLAGSNYQVSGNLTMLGKTNPVVFPARIQLNDNQLTVEATLEVDRTNWGITYASDPALPDDHYILPNLGIHLKLFGNKK; encoded by the coding sequence ATGAAAAAAGTAGCTTTATTGAGTGCCATCGCCGTACTGGCAGCCGGGTTGTGGAATTGCACCACCGACCACCTGGACCCGTCGCAGGAAGCCTACCAACTCGACGAGACCAAATCTGTGGCAGTCTGGAAGGGCAGCCAGCGCACCGGTAATTTTAATGAAGGGGCCATTACCGTAAAAAGCGATCAGTTGACCGTGCAGAACGGCCAGGTAACCGGTGGGTCGTTTACCATTCCGGTTTCATCCATCGTTAACTACAATTTACTGGATTCGCTCAAACCAATACTGGTGGGCCACCTTCAAAGTGCCGACTTCTTCAACATGGCCCTGCATCCCAACATTACCTATACCATCACGGGTATCGCTCCTTACGCGGGCAGCAACGGCCTGGCGGGGTCGAACTACCAGGTTTCGGGTAACCTGACGATGCTGGGCAAGACGAATCCCGTTGTTTTTCCGGCCCGAATTCAGCTAAACGACAACCAATTAACCGTAGAAGCCACGCTCGAGGTGGACCGGACCAACTGGGGGATCACGTACGCATCCGATCCCGCTCTGCCCGACGATCACTATATCCTGCCGAATCTGGGCATTCATCTCAAACTGTTCGGAAATAAAAAATAA
- a CDS encoding diheme cytochrome c-553 → MKRMYLAAVAVVGLLCAFTQVQDAPKPAKRPASINQQPSQGELVNRGEYLVTIMGCGDCHSPKKMTPRGPAPDPDRLLSGYNSTQPLGDYDKNLAKSGQWVVFNGQNTAFAGPWGVSFAANLTPDATGIGSWSLEQFIKAMRQGKFKGLDNTRPLLPPMPWPNYVGMADADMKAVFTYLKSLKPVANAVPAAIPPGL, encoded by the coding sequence ATGAAACGTATGTATCTGGCGGCCGTAGCCGTCGTGGGGCTGCTTTGTGCCTTTACTCAAGTGCAGGATGCTCCCAAACCAGCGAAGCGTCCGGCTTCCATCAACCAGCAACCGTCTCAGGGCGAACTGGTCAACCGGGGTGAATACCTGGTTACCATTATGGGCTGTGGCGACTGCCATTCGCCCAAGAAAATGACACCCCGCGGCCCCGCTCCCGACCCGGACCGCCTTCTTTCCGGCTATAACAGTACCCAGCCGCTGGGCGACTACGACAAAAATCTGGCGAAGAGCGGACAGTGGGTAGTTTTCAACGGCCAGAACACGGCTTTTGCGGGACCCTGGGGCGTGTCATTCGCGGCCAATCTGACGCCCGATGCCACCGGTATCGGAAGCTGGTCGCTGGAGCAGTTTATCAAAGCTATGCGGCAGGGCAAATTCAAAGGACTGGACAACACGAGGCCCCTGCTCCCACCCATGCCCTGGCCTAACTACGTCGGCATGGCCGATGCGGATATGAAAGCCGTATTCACGTATCTGAAGTCACTCAAACCCGTTGCCAATGCTGTACCGGCCGCCATTCCACCCGGTCTGTAA
- a CDS encoding MarR family winged helix-turn-helix transcriptional regulator gives MKSRPFRNSYHELLVNLHSTQSQISNEFQKKLEPFDLSSQQYFILRLLSEAHPHPLTVSELKNQMVDRSSDITRLIDRLVKKSLVIRENDPENRRKVNLRLSEDSYAFAQKVIGQFQNFESIVSHLSEPEVQTLNELLNKIRNQ, from the coding sequence ATGAAAAGCCGTCCGTTTAGAAATAGCTATCACGAGTTACTGGTCAATCTGCATTCCACCCAGAGCCAGATTAGTAATGAATTTCAGAAGAAGCTGGAACCGTTCGATCTCTCCTCGCAACAGTATTTCATTCTGCGGCTTTTGTCGGAAGCCCACCCTCACCCGCTAACGGTGAGCGAACTGAAAAACCAGATGGTAGACCGGAGTTCTGACATCACCCGCCTGATTGACCGGCTCGTGAAGAAAAGTCTGGTGATCCGGGAGAACGATCCGGAAAACCGGCGCAAGGTAAACCTGCGGCTTAGCGAAGACTCGTACGCCTTTGCGCAAAAAGTCATCGGCCAGTTTCAAAACTTCGAATCCATCGTGAGTCACTTGAGCGAACCGGAGGTGCAAACCCTGAATGAACTGTTGAACAAAATCAGAAATCAGTAA
- a CDS encoding outer membrane beta-barrel protein yields the protein MKTFITAVCAWLVMTSALAQAPVKGKVRGLVIDPSQKPAEFVTILLLKAKDSTLVKGAVTNDKGLYELDNVAEGRYRVATSLMGYQKVYSEPFAIDAANPDVQVKTLTMLEESKKLNEVKVVAKKPFIEQEIDRTVVNVENSIVASGNTALEVLEKAPGVTIDRQNDNIQLKGKSGVMVMIDGKQTYLSGQEVANLLKNTPSDNIEKIEIITNPSSKYDAAGNVGIINIRMKKNKNFGTNGTAIAGVGYGRYEKANASLNLNHRVGKINAFGNYSYFHNRRFQENELNRIIPYNGKVTYFDQASYRPNRFDGHTFRTGVDYFLNKKSTIGVLATGFLNDWRQDNGINNAIIRNEQGQITLKPTTAVSVKNKWSNLTGNVNYKYDFDGKGRELTADLDYSRFNGDSYNSLNTTYRNANDSIAQAPALVRNDMPSAINIWAFKSDYVHPLKKGGKLEAGVKSSSVQSDNNLIYEDFTDGRWIVNPGQSNRFKYTERINAGYVNFAGKLDKKTSIQAGLRLEHTFSRGNSLTLNRVVDRDYTNLFPTLFVSRQLDTNNVLNLSFSRRIDRPNYQNLNPFRFYLDPYTYQQGNPYLKPQFTNSFQLTHVYKGKFSTSLGYSRTIDVIVDEVPGQIPDQNITYVTTDNLATLDNVSLTMSAPVAVTKWWNMQNNVNIFYNKYQSPYLGAQYNVDFVAFNVYTSQNFVLSKGFTAEVFGWYNSKNIYGFYTVRPQGAFGLGVQKSLMNNKATLKLNVNDPFWLNKFQGYAKYQDIDFKIRARWESRIARLTFTYRFGNQNVKAARQRSTSTEAERNRAGGGNN from the coding sequence ATGAAAACGTTTATCACCGCCGTGTGTGCGTGGCTGGTTATGACATCGGCACTAGCCCAGGCTCCCGTCAAGGGAAAAGTGCGCGGGCTGGTTATCGACCCGAGTCAGAAACCAGCGGAATTTGTCACCATTTTACTCCTGAAAGCCAAGGATTCTACGCTGGTCAAAGGGGCCGTTACCAACGATAAGGGACTATACGAACTTGACAATGTGGCCGAAGGCCGTTACCGGGTAGCGACCTCCCTGATGGGATACCAGAAAGTATATTCAGAACCGTTCGCGATTGATGCGGCCAATCCAGATGTTCAGGTCAAAACACTGACGATGCTGGAAGAAAGTAAAAAGCTGAACGAGGTCAAGGTGGTGGCTAAAAAGCCGTTCATTGAACAGGAAATCGACCGAACCGTCGTCAACGTTGAAAACAGCATTGTTGCGAGCGGCAACACGGCTCTGGAGGTGCTGGAAAAGGCTCCCGGTGTTACCATCGACCGCCAGAACGACAACATCCAGTTGAAAGGTAAATCGGGTGTGATGGTAATGATCGACGGCAAGCAGACGTATCTGTCGGGCCAGGAAGTGGCTAATCTGCTGAAAAACACGCCGAGCGACAACATCGAGAAAATCGAAATTATTACCAATCCTTCGTCCAAATACGATGCCGCCGGAAACGTGGGGATCATCAACATCCGGATGAAGAAAAACAAGAACTTCGGTACCAACGGAACGGCCATTGCCGGGGTAGGGTATGGGCGGTACGAGAAAGCCAACGCCAGCCTGAACCTGAACCACCGGGTCGGTAAAATCAACGCTTTCGGAAACTACAGCTACTTCCACAACCGCCGTTTTCAGGAAAACGAACTCAACCGAATCATACCATATAACGGCAAGGTTACGTACTTTGACCAGGCATCGTACCGCCCCAACCGCTTCGATGGGCACACGTTCCGGACCGGCGTCGATTATTTTCTGAACAAGAAAAGCACCATCGGGGTGCTGGCAACGGGTTTTCTCAACGACTGGCGGCAGGATAACGGGATCAACAACGCCATAATCCGGAACGAACAGGGCCAGATTACACTCAAACCGACGACGGCCGTCTCGGTGAAAAATAAGTGGTCGAACCTAACGGGGAACGTCAACTACAAGTACGATTTCGACGGGAAAGGCCGTGAACTGACCGCCGACCTTGACTATTCGCGCTTCAACGGCGATTCGTACAACAGCCTGAATACAACGTACCGAAACGCCAATGACAGCATTGCCCAGGCCCCGGCCCTGGTTCGGAACGATATGCCGTCGGCCATTAACATCTGGGCCTTCAAATCCGATTACGTTCACCCTCTGAAAAAAGGCGGTAAACTGGAGGCCGGTGTGAAAAGCAGTTCGGTGCAGTCGGATAATAACCTGATCTACGAGGACTTTACCGACGGCCGCTGGATCGTGAATCCGGGCCAGAGCAACCGCTTCAAGTACACCGAACGCATCAACGCGGGTTACGTCAACTTTGCGGGTAAGCTGGACAAGAAAACCAGCATTCAGGCCGGTTTGCGGCTCGAGCACACGTTCTCGCGGGGAAATTCGCTGACCCTGAACCGAGTGGTTGACCGGGATTATACCAACCTGTTCCCGACGTTGTTTGTGTCGCGGCAACTTGATACCAACAACGTGCTGAACCTTTCCTTCAGCCGCCGGATCGACCGCCCGAACTACCAAAATCTGAACCCGTTCCGGTTTTACCTCGACCCGTATACGTATCAGCAGGGCAACCCGTACCTGAAGCCGCAGTTTACAAATTCGTTTCAGCTGACCCACGTCTACAAAGGCAAGTTTTCGACCTCGCTGGGTTACAGCCGGACCATCGACGTGATCGTGGATGAAGTGCCGGGTCAGATTCCGGACCAAAACATCACTTACGTAACGACGGACAACCTGGCAACGCTGGATAACGTTAGTTTGACGATGAGTGCCCCGGTGGCGGTGACCAAGTGGTGGAATATGCAGAACAACGTCAACATTTTTTACAACAAATACCAATCTCCGTACCTCGGAGCACAGTATAATGTTGACTTCGTTGCCTTTAATGTATACACTTCACAAAACTTTGTCCTGTCGAAAGGCTTTACGGCCGAGGTATTCGGGTGGTACAACTCAAAAAACATCTACGGTTTTTACACGGTCCGTCCGCAGGGAGCTTTTGGACTTGGCGTACAGAAATCGCTGATGAACAACAAGGCGACGCTGAAATTGAACGTCAACGACCCGTTCTGGCTGAATAAATTCCAGGGATACGCCAAGTACCAGGATATTGATTTCAAGATTCGGGCGCGTTGGGAAAGCCGGATTGCCCGTCTGACGTTTACGTACCGCTTCGGCAACCAGAATGTGAAAGCGGCTCGCCAGCGCAGTACCAGCACGGAGGCCGAACGGAACCGCGCCGGGGGTGGAAATAATTAA
- a CDS encoding phosphoglycerate kinase: MKTLDAYNFSGKRALIRVDFNVPLNSKFEITDDTRMKATLPTITKILKDGGSCVLMSHLGRPKGGPEDKFSLKHLVGPLSIMLGVDVKFADDCIGESAKEQADALQPGEVLLLENLRFYKEEEKGDVGFAEKLSKLGDVWVNDAFGTAHRAHASTAVIAQFFTDKVCGYVMQAELDNAQRVLDNADRPFTAIMGGAKISDKILIIEKLLDKVDNLIIGGGMAYTFSKAQGGSIGKSLLEADKQDLALELLEKAKTKGVQVYLPVDNVIADDFSNDANRQVVATGQIPDEWEGLDIGPETVKQFAEVVSASKTILWNGPMGVFEFPNFAIGTNAIADAVVKATEENGAFSLIGGGDSASAVNNAGYGDRVSYVSTGGGALLEYMEGKTLPGVAALD, encoded by the coding sequence ATGAAAACATTAGACGCTTATAATTTTTCCGGCAAACGCGCCCTGATCCGGGTGGATTTCAACGTTCCGCTGAACAGTAAATTCGAGATTACGGATGACACCCGTATGAAGGCCACGCTGCCGACGATCACCAAAATCCTGAAAGATGGCGGCTCGTGCGTGCTGATGTCGCACTTGGGTCGGCCTAAAGGAGGGCCGGAAGATAAGTTCTCGCTCAAACACCTCGTTGGCCCGCTGTCGATCATGCTCGGCGTTGATGTCAAATTTGCCGACGACTGCATCGGTGAATCCGCGAAAGAGCAGGCCGACGCGCTGCAGCCGGGTGAAGTGCTACTGCTGGAAAACCTGCGTTTTTACAAAGAAGAAGAAAAAGGCGACGTTGGCTTCGCCGAAAAACTGTCGAAACTGGGTGATGTCTGGGTAAACGATGCCTTCGGTACTGCCCACCGCGCCCACGCTTCTACGGCGGTTATCGCACAGTTCTTTACGGATAAAGTTTGCGGATACGTCATGCAGGCTGAATTGGACAACGCCCAGCGGGTGCTGGACAACGCCGACCGTCCGTTCACGGCCATCATGGGTGGAGCCAAAATTTCGGATAAAATCCTGATCATTGAGAAACTGCTGGACAAAGTCGACAACCTGATCATCGGCGGGGGCATGGCTTACACGTTCTCCAAAGCTCAGGGCGGCAGCATTGGTAAATCGCTGCTCGAAGCCGATAAGCAGGATCTGGCGCTTGAACTGCTCGAGAAAGCTAAAACCAAAGGGGTTCAGGTTTATCTGCCGGTCGACAACGTGATCGCCGATGATTTCTCGAACGATGCAAACCGTCAGGTGGTGGCAACCGGCCAAATCCCCGACGAATGGGAAGGACTAGACATTGGCCCTGAAACCGTTAAGCAATTTGCCGAAGTGGTTTCAGCCTCAAAAACGATTCTCTGGAACGGACCGATGGGCGTGTTTGAGTTCCCCAACTTTGCCATTGGAACCAACGCCATCGCAGACGCAGTGGTAAAGGCCACGGAAGAAAACGGCGCCTTCTCGCTGATTGGTGGGGGTGATTCAGCCTCGGCCGTTAACAACGCCGGTTATGGCGACCGCGTCAGCTACGTGTCAACGGGCGGGGGCGCTTTGCTGGAATACATGGAGGGCAAAACTCTGCCGGGTGTTGCCGCTCTCGACTAA
- a CDS encoding nicotinate phosphoribosyltransferase gives MLHSLYNTSLSLLTDLYQLTMAYGYWKSGTAQKETVFNLYFRKHPFQGGFTVACGLSSAIEYLNAFSFSSDDVRYLSTLTGTDGQPLFDPAFLDYLQTLRFTGDIDAVPEGTVVFPNEPLIRVRGPILQCQLLETPLLTLINFQSLIATKAARMRLAAHDDTLLEFGLRRAQGIDGGMTASRAAYIGGCDATSNVLAGKLYGIPVRGTHAHSWVMSFDSELESFNVYADVLPNNVTLLVDTYDTIQGVRNAVEAGKKLRERGYQLSAIRLDSGDLAYLSMEARKLLDEAGFRETAIVGSNDLDEYLVTSLKEQGAKINIWGIGTKLVTAYDQPALGGVYKLAAIQNPAGQWDYKLKLSEQTIKISTPGIQQVRRYYNERGFISDMIYNEETPPAGPSTMIDPYDFTRQRRFADATTFEDLLVPVFRNGQTVYTTPDIQTVRNRVTTQLSQLHPGIKRFTNPHAYPVGLEQNLHQLRTDLILKLRQK, from the coding sequence ATGCTTCATTCCTTGTACAACACATCGCTCAGCCTCCTCACCGATCTTTACCAACTTACAATGGCCTACGGATACTGGAAATCCGGCACGGCCCAGAAAGAAACCGTATTCAATTTGTATTTTCGCAAACACCCCTTCCAGGGCGGCTTCACGGTGGCCTGTGGTCTGTCGAGCGCCATTGAGTATCTGAACGCCTTTTCGTTTTCCAGTGACGATGTTCGCTACCTGAGCACGTTAACCGGCACCGACGGCCAACCGTTGTTCGACCCCGCTTTTCTGGATTATCTGCAAACGTTGCGCTTTACCGGCGACATTGATGCCGTGCCGGAGGGAACCGTCGTTTTCCCCAACGAACCCTTGATCCGGGTGCGCGGGCCGATTCTGCAGTGCCAGTTGCTCGAAACGCCCCTGCTGACGCTAATCAATTTTCAGTCGCTGATTGCCACGAAAGCCGCCCGGATGCGGCTGGCCGCCCACGACGACACCCTGCTGGAATTTGGTCTGCGTCGGGCGCAGGGCATCGATGGGGGCATGACCGCCAGCCGGGCCGCCTACATCGGCGGGTGCGACGCCACGTCCAACGTACTGGCCGGCAAGCTGTACGGCATTCCGGTGCGCGGTACACACGCCCACAGTTGGGTGATGTCGTTCGACAGCGAACTGGAATCCTTTAACGTGTACGCGGACGTGCTGCCCAACAACGTCACCCTGCTGGTCGACACCTACGATACTATCCAGGGCGTCAGAAATGCCGTTGAAGCCGGAAAGAAGCTCAGAGAAAGAGGTTATCAGCTCAGCGCCATTCGGCTGGATTCGGGGGATCTGGCTTACCTCAGCATGGAAGCTCGTAAATTATTGGATGAAGCCGGTTTTCGGGAAACGGCCATTGTCGGCAGCAACGATCTGGATGAATACCTCGTTACCAGCCTGAAAGAACAGGGGGCTAAAATAAACATCTGGGGAATTGGCACCAAACTGGTGACGGCCTACGACCAGCCCGCGCTGGGTGGGGTGTACAAGCTGGCGGCCATTCAAAACCCGGCGGGGCAGTGGGACTACAAGCTGAAACTGTCGGAACAGACCATCAAGATTTCCACGCCGGGCATCCAGCAGGTGCGACGGTATTACAACGAACGCGGCTTTATTTCCGATATGATTTACAACGAGGAAACCCCGCCCGCCGGCCCGTCCACGATGATCGACCCCTACGATTTTACCCGCCAGCGTCGTTTTGCCGACGCAACCACGTTTGAAGATTTGCTGGTCCCCGTCTTCCGAAATGGACAAACCGTATATACTACTCCGGACATTCAGACGGTTCGGAACCGCGTCACAACACAACTGAGCCAGCTCCATCCGGGGATCAAACGGTTTACCAACCCCCATGCGTACCCCGTTGGTCTCGAACAGAACCTGCATCAGTTAAGAACCGATCTGATTCTCAAATTACGCCAGAAATAA